One stretch of Prionailurus viverrinus isolate Anna chromosome C1, UM_Priviv_1.0, whole genome shotgun sequence DNA includes these proteins:
- the WNT2B gene encoding protein Wnt-2b isoform X3, with translation MRSVGEGAREWIRECQHQFRHHRWNCTTLDRDHTVFGRVMLRSSREAAFVYAISSAGVVHAITRACSQGELSVCSCDPYTRGRHHDQRGDFDWGGCSDNIHYGVRFAKAFVDAKEKRLKDARALMNLHNNRCGRTAVRRFLKLECKCHGVSGSCTLRTCWRALSDFRRTGDYLRRRYDGAVQVTATQDGANFTAARQGYRRATRTDLVYFDNSPDYCVLDKAAGSLGTAGRVCSKTSKGTDGCEIMCCGRGYDTTRVTRVTQCECKFHWCCAVRCKECRNTVDVHTCKAPKKAEWLDQT, from the exons ATGCGCTCGGTGGGCGAGGGTGCCCGAGAATGGATCCGAGAGTGTCAGCACCAGTTCCGCCACCACCGCTGGAACTGCACCACGCTGGACCGGGACCACACTGTCTTTGGCCGTGTCATGCTCAGAA GCAGCCGGGAGGCAGCATTTGTATATGCCATCTCGTCTGCAGGGGTGGTCCATGCTATCACTCGTGCCTGCAGCCAGGGAGAACTGAGTGTGTGCAGCTGTGACCCCTACACCCGTGGCCGACACCATGACCAACGTGGGGATTTTGACTGGGGTGGCTGCAGTGACAACATCCATTATGGTGTTCGCTTTGCCAAGGCCTTTGTGGATGCCAAGGAAAAGAGGCTTAAGGATGCCCGGGCCCTCATGAACTTACATAACAACCGCTGTGGTCGCACG gCTGTGCGGCGGTTTCTGAAGCTCGAGTGTAAGTGCCATGGCGTTAGTGGCTCCTGTACTCTGCGCACCTGCTGGCGTGCACTCTCAGACTTCCGCCGCACAGGTGATTACCTGCGGCGGCGCTACGATGGGGCTGTGCAGGTGACAGCAACCCAGGATGGCGCCAACTTCACAGCAGCCCGCCAAGGTTATCGCCGTGCCACCCGGACTGACCTTGTCTACTTTGACAACTCCCCAGACTACTGTGTCTTAGACAAGGCTGCAG GTTCCCTAGGCACTGCGGGCCGTGTCTGTAGCAAGACATCCAAAGGGACGGATGGTTGCGAAATCATGTGCTGTGGCCGAGGGTACGACACAACTCGAGTCACCCGTGTCACCCAGTGTGAGTGCAAATTCCACTGGTGCTGTGCAGTGCGGTGCAAGGAGTGCAGAAACACTGTGGACGTCCACACTTGCAAGGCCCCCAAGAAGGCAGAGTGGCTGGACCAGACCTGA
- the WNT2B gene encoding protein Wnt-2b isoform X2, giving the protein MPVDPVCVRVPLWSRRYIGALGARVICDNIPGLVSRQRQLCQRYPDIMRSVGEGAREWIRECQHQFRHHRWNCTTLDRDHTVFGRVMLRSSREAAFVYAISSAGVVHAITRACSQGELSVCSCDPYTRGRHHDQRGDFDWGGCSDNIHYGVRFAKAFVDAKEKRLKDARALMNLHNNRCGRTAVRRFLKLECKCHGVSGSCTLRTCWRALSDFRRTGDYLRRRYDGAVQVTATQDGANFTAARQGYRRATRTDLVYFDNSPDYCVLDKAAGSLGTAGRVCSKTSKGTDGCEIMCCGRGYDTTRVTRVTQCECKFHWCCAVRCKECRNTVDVHTCKAPKKAEWLDQT; this is encoded by the exons GTACATCGGGGCACTGGGGGCCCGAGTGATCTGTGACAATATCCCTGGTCTGGTGAGCCGGCAGCGGCAGTTGTGCCAGCGTTACCCAGACATCATGCGCTCGGTGGGCGAGGGTGCCCGAGAATGGATCCGAGAGTGTCAGCACCAGTTCCGCCACCACCGCTGGAACTGCACCACGCTGGACCGGGACCACACTGTCTTTGGCCGTGTCATGCTCAGAA GCAGCCGGGAGGCAGCATTTGTATATGCCATCTCGTCTGCAGGGGTGGTCCATGCTATCACTCGTGCCTGCAGCCAGGGAGAACTGAGTGTGTGCAGCTGTGACCCCTACACCCGTGGCCGACACCATGACCAACGTGGGGATTTTGACTGGGGTGGCTGCAGTGACAACATCCATTATGGTGTTCGCTTTGCCAAGGCCTTTGTGGATGCCAAGGAAAAGAGGCTTAAGGATGCCCGGGCCCTCATGAACTTACATAACAACCGCTGTGGTCGCACG gCTGTGCGGCGGTTTCTGAAGCTCGAGTGTAAGTGCCATGGCGTTAGTGGCTCCTGTACTCTGCGCACCTGCTGGCGTGCACTCTCAGACTTCCGCCGCACAGGTGATTACCTGCGGCGGCGCTACGATGGGGCTGTGCAGGTGACAGCAACCCAGGATGGCGCCAACTTCACAGCAGCCCGCCAAGGTTATCGCCGTGCCACCCGGACTGACCTTGTCTACTTTGACAACTCCCCAGACTACTGTGTCTTAGACAAGGCTGCAG GTTCCCTAGGCACTGCGGGCCGTGTCTGTAGCAAGACATCCAAAGGGACGGATGGTTGCGAAATCATGTGCTGTGGCCGAGGGTACGACACAACTCGAGTCACCCGTGTCACCCAGTGTGAGTGCAAATTCCACTGGTGCTGTGCAGTGCGGTGCAAGGAGTGCAGAAACACTGTGGACGTCCACACTTGCAAGGCCCCCAAGAAGGCAGAGTGGCTGGACCAGACCTGA